The sequence below is a genomic window from Thalassoroseus pseudoceratinae.
CAATTCGGCGGCATTTTCAGTTAACGTCTCAGCGCTCTCTCCATCGGAATTTCAATCGGCCATGAGTACTGCCCCAACAGCCGAGAGTTGTCTTCGTGAAGGCCGAGCACGGTTGAAAGCGAAGGATATTGACGAAGCCATCCGCTTTTTCGAAGCGGGGTTGGCCCTCGATCCCGATGCCATCAAGTTGCATGATGGTTTGGGAGCCGCCCACTACATGCGGAAAGACTTCGCCAATGCAGCCAAGTGCTTCCAACGAATCATCGAGCTAGACCCACAGAACGGCCGAGCGTTTACGAACTTAGGTGCGGTCTATAATCGTCTTGGCGAGTTTCCCAAAGCGGTCGAAGCACTGCGAAAGGGTGTTCAACGCGAGAAAACCAGTGTCGGTTTCTACAACTTAGGAATCGCGCAGAAGAATATCGGGCAAGTCGCGATGGCAGTGTCGGCTTACCAACAAGCGGTCCGATTAGATCCACTCAATGCCGACGCCTATCTCAATTTGGCGAACTGCCTGGTTGAAATGAAGAACGTGCGGAAAGCGGTCGAGAGTTACCAAAAAGCTCTTGAGATTCGACCGGATTTCGAAGCCGCCAAACAAGGGCTCGCCAAAGCAAAATCCGACCAGACCGCCGCTCGGGAAGAAATCGACCCGTTTGGTCGTTTGGTCAGTGACAGTTCGCATAGCGGGGTCATTGAGTCATTCGGTCTTCAGGAAATGACGGAACTACAACGCCTGGAAGACCGGCAAAAAGTCCACGATCTTTGTCAAAACATCCAGGAGAAGTCCTCGGAAGTTCTCGAATTCCTACGCGAACAACTCTCACCAAGTTTGCATGGCCTCGTACGCGGGACCGCTGCGGTGGGACAATCCACGAAGGAATTACAGGCGGCCCATGACGACTACCAAACCGTTTTGACCGACCTCATTTCGCTTCGGCAACGCATGAAAAAACAGCTACTGGCATTGCGAGCCCACGAAGAGTTAATCCACACGCCCGACATTGATGACGTGAAGTAGCACCGACTGATCAATTGCGACCGATCCGATTGGTTGCGAACAACTGTCGAACGGCGTGCAGCCATGCACCCTCGTTCGCTGGCTTCACGATCCGAATGAACGCTGTTGAAGTTGCCTAGCGCACGCTGTTAACATTGGACGAAGGACGAAACGGATCGACGGCTCGTGCTGGATGCTCGACAGCGAGATTTTTCGCTCCCACCCAATTTGGATCCATCCACGATGTGTTTGCCTGCCTGCGATGGATCACCACCACAATGGATTGCCAACCCGACGGAGTCGTTTCATGGCCACCACTTCGTGTTGCCCATCAGTGCCTCGAAGCCTATTGGCATGTCTTGTGTTGATCGTTGGCTGGGTTCCGTCTGTCGGGCACGCTCAAGTTCAGGCCCCGAATCGGCCCATCTTTGTTCCGCCCAACGTTCGGCTCCGCCAGTTCCAACCGTCCCCCCGTGGCGTTCACAACGCGGAACCATCGTTCACCGTCGATCGCGAATCCACACAACTGCTGAACCGGGCCCGTGGATATCTTGAAAAATCGAAATACGACCTGGCTCTGCCGCGTCTACAAGCATTGCTGAACCAAGACAGCGATACGTTCTACCAACCCGATGCGGAAACGGACGCCAACCGTTACGTCAGTGTCAAAGCAGCCAGTCTCGCGATGATTGACAATCTCGCGGAGGATGGCCGAAGACTTTACGAGCTTCAATACGGTCCGGTGGCGAAGAGGTTGCTCGAACGTGGGATGCAAACCGGCGATCAAGTCGCCCTCGAAGACGCCGTGCGAAAATACAACTCCACAGAAGCGGGGTTTGAAGCCGGCTACCGTCTCGGTCAATGGCGACTCGATCAAGGCGAGCCCGCCGCGGCTGCGCTCCAGTTCCAAAGTTTGCTCAGACACCCAGACCGTGCCAAACGGTTTGAACCGACGTTGTCGGTGATGCTATCGGCCGCATGGGCCCAGGCCGGGCACCCGGAAGAAAGTCAGGCCGCTTGGGACCGGGCCGCCAAATTTGCACGGCAAGACCGCATCGAACTGGGCGGAAGGGAATACACAGTTGCAGAACTCTCCAAGAACTATATCGACTTGTTCTCTCCGCAATCCAATCGCTCTCAACTGACGAGTCGGTCTAACGATCGGGATTGGCTATTGTTTCGTGGAAACGCATCACGAACCGCGACCAGTCCAGCCGTTCTCCCATCGTCCGACATCGCCTGGAATCGTCCAACGCTTGTCACAGAATCCTTTTTCGGTCCGACAACCCGTCATCGCAACGAGATCGAACAGCTCGTTGACCATTTGCGAATGTACTACCGTCAGATCGGCCGACTGTCAGGAATTCCGACGATGCACCCGCTTGTAGTGGGCGACTTGGTCATCGTTCGCGCTCTTTCAAACGTGCAGGCGTATCGACAGTCGACAGGGGAATTGGCGTGGGAAACGGCTCGCCTTGACCGTTCCTTGCTGGAATTGCTGGACGATCCCAGCAGCCGACGACGGATCAATGGCGATGCACGATCCGATCTCGAGAACTACCTCACCCAACGACTTTGGCTGGATTCGACTTTCGGACAGATCAGCAGTGATGGCGTTCGCGTGTTTGCCATTGAAGAGATGGGGTTCCGCGGTCGGCGCCAACTGACGCAACGCGGGGAGCCCCACCCATCCGCACCGACCGACACCAACCGGCTCGTTGCCTACGACATTTCCACCGACGGTCAAATTGCCTGGCAAACCGGCGGCCCGTTGGCCGGGTATTTTTTTCTCGGACCACCCTTGCCGCTCGGCCCGGAACTGTATTGTCTCGCGGAATCCGGTGGCGAGGTTTCCCTGATTGTACTGCGAGCTGACACCGGTCAGCTGCAATGGCGACAGACATTGGTTCAACCAAGCCGAACCGTCTTGGCATCGGGAGTCCGGCGAACCGCAGGGATCAGTCCAGCTCGGGCTGCGGGTGTGCTCGTTTGCCCGACGGCTGGGGGTGCGGTCGTTGCTCTGGACTTGTCTCGTCGAATGCTGCTGTGGGGATATCAGTACCCTCAAAAACGTTCGGAATTCACCTATCAACGCAATGTCGCAAACTTTGGAATTCCTGGTGCCCAACCGGCCATCATGATTGAAGATAGTTCGGACGGATTGGGTGACGCGGGTGACCGCTGGGTCGATTCCACTCCGACAATCACCGGCCAATACGTATTGCTGACGCCCCGCGATTCGAACGAGCTACACTGTCTCGATCTTTGGGACGGGCAGGTGCGTTGGAAACTGCCCCGCGCCAACAACCTTTACATCGCCACGACGACAAATCGTGAGGTTGTTGTCGTCGGCCAAGCGACCGTGATGGCCTACGATCTTCGTACCGGCAAACCGGCATGGTCGAAGCCAATTCCGATTGATGAACCCGCCGGACGTGGGTACCGCAGCGGTGACTACTACCACCTTCCTCTCGTCAAAGGCCAGTTGGCCACCATTCATCTCCCCGAAGGACGTCTGCAAGCCATTTCGTCGATCGGTCGTGATTTTGAGGGCAACCTTGTGGCCGCCGGGAATCGTGTGTTCTGCCAGACAGCGAACCGCATCGTGGGATTTGCGGACCAAACACAGTCTGAGGAACAAATCGATCAAGCTCTTCGAGAGAACCCCAATGATCTCGACTCACGTATTCGCCGAGGACGCATGCGGCTCCATCTCGGTGATGATGCGGGTGCGGTCGAGGATTTTCGGTTCGTCTTGGCGAGCCAACCCACGGGAACTGCGGTAGAGCAGCTTGCTGACGTCTTCATTCGCCGTGTGCAGAACGATTTCGGCAACCTGGAGAACGATGCCGATTTGTTGGCCAAACTGCCGATGTCGCCGGAACAAACGCGGCAGTTCTTTCTTGCCTATATCGACGGCCTAATGAATCAAAAGCGGTACGTCGATGCATTTCTCAAGGGCATCGAGTGTGGTCAAAGCGGCACACTGACTTCCGAATTGGAATCGGTCAGTGGGACATGGTCGGCGAGTGCACGGGAGCAACTTGCCGCTCGGATTCATTTCGCCTGGAATCAACTATCGAA
It includes:
- a CDS encoding outer membrane protein assembly factor BamB family protein, whose protein sequence is MATTSCCPSVPRSLLACLVLIVGWVPSVGHAQVQAPNRPIFVPPNVRLRQFQPSPRGVHNAEPSFTVDRESTQLLNRARGYLEKSKYDLALPRLQALLNQDSDTFYQPDAETDANRYVSVKAASLAMIDNLAEDGRRLYELQYGPVAKRLLERGMQTGDQVALEDAVRKYNSTEAGFEAGYRLGQWRLDQGEPAAAALQFQSLLRHPDRAKRFEPTLSVMLSAAWAQAGHPEESQAAWDRAAKFARQDRIELGGREYTVAELSKNYIDLFSPQSNRSQLTSRSNDRDWLLFRGNASRTATSPAVLPSSDIAWNRPTLVTESFFGPTTRHRNEIEQLVDHLRMYYRQIGRLSGIPTMHPLVVGDLVIVRALSNVQAYRQSTGELAWETARLDRSLLELLDDPSSRRRINGDARSDLENYLTQRLWLDSTFGQISSDGVRVFAIEEMGFRGRRQLTQRGEPHPSAPTDTNRLVAYDISTDGQIAWQTGGPLAGYFFLGPPLPLGPELYCLAESGGEVSLIVLRADTGQLQWRQTLVQPSRTVLASGVRRTAGISPARAAGVLVCPTAGGAVVALDLSRRMLLWGYQYPQKRSEFTYQRNVANFGIPGAQPAIMIEDSSDGLGDAGDRWVDSTPTITGQYVLLTPRDSNELHCLDLWDGQVRWKLPRANNLYIATTTNREVVVVGQATVMAYDLRTGKPAWSKPIPIDEPAGRGYRSGDYYHLPLVKGQLATIHLPEGRLQAISSIGRDFEGNLVAAGNRVFCQTANRIVGFADQTQSEEQIDQALRENPNDLDSRIRRGRMRLHLGDDAGAVEDFRFVLASQPTGTAVEQLADVFIRRVQNDFGNLENDADLLAKLPMSPEQTRQFFLAYIDGLMNQKRYVDAFLKGIECGQSGTLTSELESVSGTWSASAREQLAARIHFAWNQLSKNERQTVRATTSEIGKNLETVSQAQFWLTLLPSDAVSEDFDRLVREHSNHLSCRTEYAVSLERLRRSSEPQIAASATVELLTLQTKAGYLESAAKLVNELAQQFPEVQLATGQTGAEFADAWNKKHKPSELWTPTHNPWSGRQLESKLLPNGTSQREFPLLWRGEHSPIFADWSFTLSPTRSHLIARDGFGRPRWELQVHEDGLQVPIYNESFVAAKGHLLLVSFGSEFMVLETLTDDGTPRILWRRNQMEDFAEDPQGRVKGGNVQRFRMSRYAGPHRLMYEHTDDEGRPLGGITPPNDSIIVYQAGTFVRAADRYTGEIRWQYRNIARGCRIFATNSRIFLVQPDDEIWILRATDGARVLNDNPTTADSLFAVFGQHGLSWNQTREKSELLCTDLATGENLWQNEFEPGAAVSAFCSDEVAVLDRSGAFHILGIEDGKPRFQTTLPDQPRLLMMAVVRSEARYLVLTNQYRPEENASLITRPVVEGERATFVNGIFATIDRDSKSVQHSAVDIESRSSLTQPKSLPFWVVQRPVFHQFASNLNTAKNEVRVFDTRTAKQIFNDATTMLQSPMTIGSPDESGQTALRFSNATIEIKPGDPLVNKQEYEDRPENAD
- a CDS encoding tetratricopeptide repeat protein, which gives rise to MSTAPTAESCLREGRARLKAKDIDEAIRFFEAGLALDPDAIKLHDGLGAAHYMRKDFANAAKCFQRIIELDPQNGRAFTNLGAVYNRLGEFPKAVEALRKGVQREKTSVGFYNLGIAQKNIGQVAMAVSAYQQAVRLDPLNADAYLNLANCLVEMKNVRKAVESYQKALEIRPDFEAAKQGLAKAKSDQTAAREEIDPFGRLVSDSSHSGVIESFGLQEMTELQRLEDRQKVHDLCQNIQEKSSEVLEFLREQLSPSLHGLVRGTAAVGQSTKELQAAHDDYQTVLTDLISLRQRMKKQLLALRAHEELIHTPDIDDVK